The sequence below is a genomic window from Clostridium sp. BJN0001.
TAAGAAATCCATCTGAAATAACTTCAAAATCCACATTTAATTTTTTCGCATTATAATATGCTATTATCATTCCAAGAATCACTGAAAATCCTATGAATATACCATACCATCTAACACCATAACCTAAAATTGAAAATGCAATAGGGTTCATATTTATACCTCTTCTCTAATTTAAATTTTAAAGCATCTATTTTTTATTTAATTTTGGTACAAAAAATACATTTTTATCATCTATTCTATATATCTCAAAATCTATATCATAAACATTTTTTAAATTTTCTTTTGTAAGAACATCTAACGAAGGTCCTTCAGAAAAGACGTGTCCATCTTTCATAAGAAAAATATATTTGCAGTAAGATGCACTTAAATTTATATCATGCAAAATAACAATAATTGTCTTATTTTCTTTCTCATTTAGTTTTTTTAAAGTTTCCATAATATCTACTTGATACCGTATATCAAGATGTGATATAGGCTCATCTAAAATTATATATTTTGTATCCTGTGCTATTGCTCTTGCTATAAGAACTCTTTGTGACTCGCCGCCACTTAAATTTAAAAATATTTTATCTTTAAGATGAATGCAGTCTGCATAAACCATAGCTTTTTCAATAATATCTTT
It includes:
- a CDS encoding ABC transporter ATP-binding protein translates to MDKKINVKNLFYKPYPNEEYILNNISADFNDGGFYGILGPNASGKTTLIRHILRFLETKKGAVYIDKKNIDEYKRKEIAENISFVPQNVNAKINFSVYDVVAMGRNPYLKRFEGLTKDDKDIIEKAMVYADCIHLKDKIFLNLSGGESQRVLIARAIAQDTKYIILDEPISHLDIRYQVDIMETLKKLNEKENKTIIVILHDINLSASYCKYIFLMKDGHVFSEGPSLDVLTKENLKNVYDIDFEIYRIDDKNVFFVPKLNKK